The window TGAAGGCCGCCGCACTGCTCCAGTGACCGGGCAGGTCAGGACATCGCCATGAGCTTTACGACTGCAGGTTATCAACTGGCGCCGGTGCTGCCCGAGCTCGTGCTCGCGATCGGTGCCATGGCGCTTCTGATGCTCGGCGCCTATCGCGGGCAGGGGGCCACCAGCACGGTCACGACGCTGGCGGTGCTGCTCCTGATCGTGGTCGGCGTGCTCGAATACATGCTGCCGGCAGGCAAGCAGGTGACGTTCGGCGGCAGCTTCATCGTCGACGACTTTGCGCGCTTCATGAAGATCCTGGCCCTGATCGGCTCGGCGGTGACGCTGGTGCTGTCCACCGAGTTCCTGTCCGATCCGTCGCGGCGTATTTTCGAGTATGCGATCCTGGTGCTGCTCTCGACGCTCGGGATGATGGTGCTGATCTCGGCCGGCGATCTGATCTCGCTCTATCTCGGCCTCGAGCTGATGTCGCTCGCGCTCTACGTCGTCGCGACCTCGAACCGCGACAATGCCAAATCGACCGAAGCCGGCCTGAAGTATTTCGTGCTCGGTGCGCTGTCCTCGGGCATGCTGCTGTACGGTGCCTCGCTGATCTATGGCTTCACCGGCACCGTCAGCTTCGCCGGGATCGCCACCGCCGCAACCGCCGCGAATGTCGGCCTGGTGTTTGGCCTGGTCTTCCTGCTCGCCGGCCTCTGCTTCAAGGTTTCGGCCGTGCCGTTCCATATGTGGACGCCTGATGTCTACGAGGGCGCCCCGACGCCGGTCACCGCCTTCTTTGCGTCCGCGCCGAAGGTCGCCGCGCTCGCCGTTTTCACCCGCGTCACGCTCACCGCGTTCCCCGGCATCGTCTCGCAGTGGCAGCAGATCCTGGTGTTCGTGGCGATCGCCTCGATGGTGCTGGGTTCGTTTGCCGCGATCGGCCAGAGCAACATCAAACGCCTGATGGCCTATTCCTCGATCGGCCATATGGGCTTCGCGCTGGTCGGCTTGGCTTCCGGCA is drawn from Bradyrhizobium diazoefficiens and contains these coding sequences:
- the nuoN gene encoding NADH-quinone oxidoreductase subunit NuoN, translated to MSFTTAGYQLAPVLPELVLAIGAMALLMLGAYRGQGATSTVTTLAVLLLIVVGVLEYMLPAGKQVTFGGSFIVDDFARFMKILALIGSAVTLVLSTEFLSDPSRRIFEYAILVLLSTLGMMVLISAGDLISLYLGLELMSLALYVVATSNRDNAKSTEAGLKYFVLGALSSGMLLYGASLIYGFTGTVSFAGIATAATAANVGLVFGLVFLLAGLCFKVSAVPFHMWTPDVYEGAPTPVTAFFASAPKVAALAVFTRVTLTAFPGIVSQWQQILVFVAIASMVLGSFAAIGQSNIKRLMAYSSIGHMGFALVGLASGTVEGAQGVLMYIVIYVAMTLGSFSIILAMKRNGQAVEQISDFAGLSRTNPLLAFMFAMLLFSLAGVPPLAGFFAKWYVFVAAIKANLFTLAVIGVLSSVVGAYYYLTIVKTMYFDEPAGQVDPVRVEVKTVLAVAGLFNILFAVFAGPVVSVASAAAKSLF